One Malassezia restricta chromosome VI, complete sequence genomic region harbors:
- a CDS encoding phospholipase A2 activating protein, with product MSRFVLAARLHGHSSDVRAIASHTLSNGTQLILSGSRDQSARLWVRRHDGTHDVHVLDHGSGFVNAVAFFVHDTGIYALTAGQDALIYAYHIDTDGPVSVSGSPTLSLVGHASNVCSLRTHSAYIVSGSWDSTVRVWKNWECVATLAGHSHSVWSVLPIDEDRILSASADKTVCLWSISSPKEPLYVFEGATQAVRDIARVSDTAFVSAGNDGQLRLYPIHGGAPYKTFASLPAFVYALAPLADGFVSSGEDRCVRVWAHDALTQLVPVPALSVWCVCTLSNGDMACGASDGTVTIFTRDAARAALLPEQEAFAADIATQSLSAPEVQGVRVCEEHDTTPGASEGDVLVVRQGSKSTRYHWSTHTQQWIPTGIVTEGASSSQKTLFEGKAYDYVFDVDIADGVPPLKLPYNVTDNAYVAASQFLERHQLPASFLDQVVRFLEKNTGVVDVSTTEAVDPYTGTSRYVPAQPAPLATLPQTRFLSFTHVQLASAHAKMLELSQSVPGATLSDDDQAAVAALVAALEQGTGVMPVDILGKLLRTWPLAARFPLLDLLRAAALHACTQPLTTLVSDALVGADWDGLDQASDVPSAPANAMLALRTLANGFVAPQGPATMASLALEALATLHQPPWHVLNRAGHTALATVALNYSILAVTRPTFEHAALLLDILTDILRHASESESVYRALVALGNLVRMYN from the exons ATGTCTCGCTtcgtgctggcggcgcggcTGCACGGACATTCGTCGGACGTGCGTGCTATCGCCTCACACACTCTATCGAATGGGACACAGCTGATTCTGTCAGGCTCGCGTGACCAGAGCGCTCGTCTTTGGGTGCGTCGACATGACGGGACTCATGacgtgcatgtgctcgaccATGGCAGCGGGTTTGTGAATGCCGTCGCCTTTTTCGTGCACGACACCGGGATCTATGCTTTGACAGCAGGGCAAGATGCTCTCATTTACGCTTACCACATCGATACCGACGGACCTGTGTCCGTAAGTGGCTCACCGACCCTCTCCCTGGTCGGACATGCATCCAATGTGTGTTCACTGCGGACCCACAGCGCCTACATCGTGAGCGGTAGTTGGGACTCGACGGTACGCGTATGGAAAAACTGGGAatgcgtcgcgacgctggcggGGCACTCCCACTCGGTATGGTCCGTACTCCCTATCGATGAGGACCGAATCCTGTCCGCTTCGGCAGACAAGACGGTGTGCCTGTGGTCGATCTCATCGCCGAAAGAGCCGCTGTACGTGTTTGAAGGCGCAACTCAGGCAGTCCGCGATATCGCACGCGTGTCCGACACCGCCTTTGTGAGTGCCGGCAACGACGGCCAACTCCGTCTGTACCCGATCCACGGCGGTGCGCCGTACAAGACGTTCGCATCGCTTCCTGCCTTTGTGTATGCCCTCGCACCACTCGCTGACGGTTTCGTGAGCAGCGGCGAGGATCGGTGCGTGCGGGTGTGGGCGCATGATGCCCTCACGCAACTCGTGCCCGTACCGGCCTTGTCGGTGTGGTGTGTATGCACACTGTCGAACGGGGATATGGCCTGTGGCGCGAGCGATGGCACTGTGACCATCTTCACTCGCGATGCAGCTAGAGCGGCGCTTCTTCCAGAACAAGAAGCGTTTGCCGCGGATATTGCGACGCAGTCCCTGAGCGCGCCTGAAGTCCAgggcgtgcgtgtgtgcgAGGAGCATGATACGACGCCCGGTGCCTCGGAAGGTGACGTGCTTGTGGTGCGCCAAGGCTCGAAGTCGACGCGGTACCATTGGAGCACGCATACGCAGCAGTGGATCCCGACGGGCATAGTAACAGAaggcgcatcgtcgtctcAAAAGACACTGTTTGAGGGCAAGGCGTACGACTACGTGTTTGATGTTGATATCGCAGATGGTGTGCCGCCTCTCAAGCTGCCGTACAATGTGACGGACAACGCCTATGTCGCTGCCAGTCAGTTCTTGGAGCGTCATCAACTGCCGGCCTCGTTCCTCGATCAGGTCGTCCGCTTCCTCGAGAAAAACACGGGCGTGGTGGACGTATCGACCACAGAGGCTGTGGATCCGTACACAGGTACGTCTCGGTATGTGCCGGCTCAGCCTGCGCCTCTCGCCACCCTGCCGCAGACGAGGTTCCTCTCGTTTACGCACGTCCAGCtggcgtcggcgcacgcgAAGATGCTCGAACTCAGTCAGAGCGTGCCGGGTGCCACACTCTCTGACGACGAccaggcggcggtggccgCCCTCGTAGCGGCCCTCGAGCAAGGCACAGGTGTCATGCCGGTGGATATACTCGGCAAGCTCTTGCGCACCTGGCCCTTAGCAGCTCGATTCCCGCTCCTCGACTTGCTTCGCGCAGCCGCCCTGCATGCATGCACACAGCCGTTGACGACGCTCGTGAGCGATGCATTGGTCGGCGCTGACTGGGACGGACTCGATCAGGCGAGCGATGTGCCCTCGGCACCGGCGAacgccatgctcgcccTGCGCACACTCGCGAATGGATTCGTGGCACCCCAAGGCCCTGCCACCATGGCTTCACTGgcactcgaggcgctggcgacgcTGCATCAGCCACCATGGCATGTACTCAACCGTGCGGGACACACGGCACTCGCGACCGTCGCCCTCAACTACTCGATCCTCGCCGTCACACGGCCCACTTTTGAGCACGCCGCTCTGCTCCTCGATATCCTCACCGAT ATCCTACGGCACGCATCCGAAAGTGAAAGTGTGTATCGAGCGCTCGTGGCACTCGGCAACCTGGTACGTATGTACAATTAA
- a CDS encoding serine/threonine-protein kinase mTOR: protein MLPSLTGNNSASVVSQAMQPSGTLTRMFEDLKSKDKAVRNHAGKELGNFVSYMLSELKGERLQLFTNELNRRVIELSHSTLSASKLGGITAIDHFIGLESEDNSARLYRFYQYLKPNLPCSDPQVMMAAARVLGRVSKHGGHSLGDQFVEFEVQRALDFLQGERNENGRYAAVLIIKEMARNVPYLFHTYVGRVMDHIWVALRDVKVGVREAAAEALGACFQIISDREKQMGTQAYELVYDDAEQGLRDPAIEVIHGSLLAILKLLRYSKSFMRTRLHRACELILRLHRHRDPLIRRTVTNLIPVLAAYDPQYYAEEHLSPVMSTLIEQLRRERDRSTKEAWGDTLEAVGLVAMAMGDRMEPYVDAIMQCVRDSLIQRGKKHALPETPVFFCLGHMALAVGPRIEGDVHDMLDMMFGCGLSTALVSALEKIVHAIPALLPIVQERLLHMLSQILIGVPYRPLGAPVPRRGGVPPPVIHVAPDARAMETITIALQTLGSFDFSGHILSEFVRACTLPYLELDAKEVRKAAAVTCAHMFVNDPICYQTSMHAIEVFNDVLDKLIMVGIADPDAELRLTVLSALDEHFDRHLAQTEYIRSMFMALNDEEFGVREVAIGILGRLAKHNPAYVMPSLRKVLIQLLTGLEYANVARHKEEAARLLTGVVRALQGLVKSYALTILQVLLPKVRDPHASVAARVIECIGELARVAGEELAPLVDELVSLMVTQLSRGSAHASVARRDAALKTLGRIASNTVHVANPYLQYPRLLGGLVKILKGEQSVPVRRETIRVLGILGALDPYRHKLLENSLDTVVSGGDAQTDLFELATLIGTSTDEYYQNVAIEALMAILRDPALSVHHHAVIEAVMYMFKTQGLKCVAFLPQIVPAFLGVLRTCAGGGLSEFYYQQLAILISIIKQHVRNYLHDIFELVQADWNPNSSIQLTIVALMESVARALEGEFKAYLPLLLPHLLQTLEGEITPKRTPTLMRMLQAFYVFGANLEEYMHLVLPVLVGLFERTDAPLPLRRAAIVTVGQLSRKVNFADHASRIVHPLVRVLHSGIVELRTPVLDTLTALVFLLGPVYLTFVAVVNKPMVHHRIQHPRYQQAIACLVRGEALPPELLPPDTLALDKADEAPLAEASKMAVNQLHLKAAWDTSRVSTAQDWREWLRRLAVEMLRESPSHALRACRSLAEVYHPLALELFNAAFVSCWVELLDTYQESLVHAIETALDAYDIPDQVVHILLQLAEFMEHDDKALPISIRLLGDRAYKFHAYAKALHYKEVEFMAEPSPQLVELLIDINTKLQQGDAAFGALTYAREHMDITHHEEWYEKLHRWEEALAAYERRAVEQPDAQEIVFGKMRCLHALGEWEHLTELVQAKWPTAGAEGRRQMAPLATATAWSFGQWDMMDEFIAAMRPESSERSFYRAVLAVHHGQRHQTKRLIARARDALDTELTALVSESYARAYDLMVRTQMLSELEEALAYKLDYADQPDRQATMRTIWMKRLQGCELDVEVWQRILSVRSIVLTPADDMDTWIKFANLCRKSGRMVLAEKTLNSLLGPDAQAMDAPLAGPRAPPAVIYSHLKFIWACGARTESLSYLRDFTLHLADDLGMATVDGDDRLVLPDVRASPRLADFAKLLARCYFKLGEWQVAMNEEWVADDSCDVIRSYQRATELDREWYKAWHAWALANFDVITHHERHGVAIPFHEVAASIVPSVHGFFRSIALASGNSLQDTLRLLTLWFKFGHLEHVADAVRQGFSTVTVDTWLEVIPQMIARISAPSPRVRRLIHHLLSDVGTAHPQALVYPLTVATKSPSPVRMQAAMGIMDTMREHSPVLVEQALLVSNELIRIAILWHEMWHEGLEEASRLYFTEHNIEGMFATLGPLHDLLERGPETLRETSFAQTHGRDLNEAREYVRRYRQFGEINDLNQAWDLYYHVFKRITKQLPASNSVQLALQYVSPKLLAMRDLELAVPGTYVSGQPIVRITQFEPIVLVISSKQRPRRLKIRGSDGRTYQYLLKGHEDMRQDERVMQLFGLVNTLLSIDTESYKRRLSLRRFPVIPLSPNTGMLGWVANCDTLHMLIKEYREQHKILLNIEHRLMLQMAPDYDSLTVLQKVEVFQYALDNTPGQDLYRVLWLKSRSSEAWLERRTAYMRSLATSSVVGYILGLGDRHPSNLLLDRNSGEIVHIDFGDCFEIACHRPKFPEKVPFRLTRMLIKAMEIGGIQGTFKVTAENTMRVLRDNRESVLALLEAFVHDPLISWRLVTDADAEQRAPDAHEHEHEWSGEIRGVEGEARNQRALEVVRRIQNKLTGRDYDPTTPLSVPEQVDRLIQDATSVENLCVAFIGWCAFW, encoded by the coding sequence ATGCTACCGTCTCTCACAGGAAACAATAGCGCGTCGGTTGTGTCGCAAGCGATGCAGCCGTCCGGGACGCTGACGCGGATGTTTGAGGACCTTAAGAGCAAGGATAAGGCTGTGCGGAATCATGCAGGCAAGGAGCTCGGCAACTTTGTGTCGTACATGTTGTCCGAGCTCAAGGGAGAGAGGCTGCAGCTCTTTACGAATGAGCTGAACCGTCGCGTCATTGAGCTCTCGCACAGCACCTTATCAGCGAGCAAGTTGGGCGGAATCACGGCGATCGATCACTTTATCGGGCTCGAGAGCGAAGATAATAGCGCGCGCTTGTACCGCTTCTACCAGTACTTGAAGCCGAATCTCCCGTGCTCCGATCCACAGGTCATGATGGCGGCCGCTCGTGTGCTGGGTCGGGTGTCGAAGCATGGCGGCCACTCGCTGGGCGACCAGTTTGTCGAGTTTGAGGtgcagcgagcgctcgACTTTTTGCAGGGAGAGCGCAATGAAAATGGACGCTATGCGGCAGTGCTGATCATCAAGGAGATGGCGCGCAATGTGCCGTACCTGTTCCACACGTATGTGGGCCGTGTGATGGATCATATTTGGGTCGCGTTGCGCGACGTCAAAGTGGGTGTGcgggaggcggcggcggaaGCCCTCGGCGCCTGCTTCCAGATCATTTCAGATCGCGAAAAGCAAATGGGCACACAGGCCTATGAGCTCGtgtacgacgacgccgagcaGGGTCTGCGTGATCCGGCGATCGAAGTCATCCATGGCAGTCTGCTGGCCATTctcaagctgctgcgctATTCGAAGTCGTTTATGCGAACGCGACTGCATCGGGCGTGCGAACTGATTTTGCGCCTGCACCGGCATCGCGATCCGCTCATTCGGCGCACGGTCACGAACCTCATTCCGGTGCTGGCCGCGTACGACCCGCAGTACTACGCTGAAGAGCACCTGAGTCCAGTGATGAGCACGCTgattgagcagctgcgccgcgagcgcgaccGCTCGACGAAAGAGGCGTGGGGCGACACGCTGGAAGCCGTCGGTctcgtggccatggcgatGGGCGATCGCATGGAGCCGTACGTCGATGCGATTATGCAGTGTGTGCGAGACAGCCTGATCCAGCGCGGGAAGAAGCATGCGCTGCCAGAGACGCCTGTGTTTTTCTGCTTGGGCCACATGGCTCTCGCTGTGGGGCCGCGCATCGAGGGCGATGTCCACGACATGCTGGACATGATGTTTGGCTGTGGCCtgagcacggcgctggtcTCGGCGTTGGAAAAGATTGTGCATGCGATTCCTGCTCTGTTGCCGATCGTGCAGGAGCGCTtgctgcacatgctgtCGCAGATCCTGATCGGCGTGCCGTATCGCCCGCTGGgtgcgcccgtgccgcgtcgtggcggcgtgccgccgcctgtcATTCACGTCGCGCCAGATGCGCGGGCGATGGAGACGATCACGATTgcgctgcagacgctcggcAGCTTTGACTTTTCCGGGCATATTCTGAGCGAGtttgtgcgtgcgtgtACGCTGCCGTACCTGGAGCTCGACGCGAAGGAGGTGCGGAAGGCGGCGGCTGTGACGTGTGCGCACATGTTTGTCAACGATCCGATCTGCTACCAGACGTCCATGCATGCGATCGAGGTGTTCAATGACGTGTTGGACAAGCTGATCATGGTCGGCATTGCCGATCCGGATGCGGAGCTCCGGCTGACGGTGCTGAgtgcgctggacgagcatTTCGACCGGCACCTCGCGCAGACCGAGTATATTCGCTCGATGTTCATGGCGCTGAACGACGAGGAGTTTGGCGTGCGCGAAGTCGCGATCGGGATCCTCGGTCGGCTGGCGAAGCACAACCCTGCGTATGTGATGCCGTCGCTGCGCAAGGTGCTGATTCAGCTGCTGACGGGCCTGGAGTATGCGAACGTGGCGCGGCACAaggaggaggcggcgcgtcttctcacgggcgtcgtgcggGCGCTGCAAGGGCTGGTCAAGAGCTACGCCCTGACGATCCTGCAGGTGCTCTTGCCCAAGGTGCGTGATCCGCATGCGAGtgtggcggcgcgcgtgATCGAGTGTATCGGAGAGCTGGCGCGTGTAGCGGGCGAGGAACTGGCGCCGCTGGTCGATGAGCTCGTGTCGCTGATGGTGACGCAGCTCTcgcgcggctcggcgcatgcgtccgtggcgcggcgcgatgcggcgctcaaGACGCTGGGCCGGATTGCCTCGAACACGGTCCACGTCGCGAATCCGTATCTGCAGTATCCGCGGCTGCTCGGCGGGCTTGTCAAGATCCTCAAGGGCGAGCAATCGGTGCctgtgcggcgcgagaCGATTCGCGTGCTGGGCATCCTGGGAGCGCTGGATCCGTATCGACACAAGCTCCTGGAGAACAGCTTGGACACGGTCGTGTCGGGGGGCGATGCGCAGACGGATCTCTTTgagctcgcgacgctgaTTGGCACATCGACGGACGAGTACTACCAAAAcgtcgcgatcgaggcgctgatgGCGATTCTGCGCGATCCCGCTCTGTCCGTGCACCACCATGCCGTGATTGAGGCGGTCATGTACATGTTCAAGACGCAGGGCCTCAAGTGCGTCGCGTTCCTGCCGCAGATTGTGCCGGCGTTTTTGGGCGTGCTGCGTACGTGTGCGGGGGGAGGTCTGAGTGAGTTTTACTACCAGCAGCTGGCGATTCTGATCAGCATTATCAAGCAGCACGTCCGCAACTACCTGCACGATATCTttgagctcgtgcaggcggacTGGAATCCGAATTCGTCGATCCAGCTCACGATCGTCGCGCTGATGGAGTCGGTGGctcgtgcgctcgagggcgaATTCAAGGCGTACCTCCCGCTCCTGCTGCCGCATCTGCTCCAGACGCTCGAGGGCGAGATCAcgccgaagcgcacgccgacgctcatgcgcatgctgcaggCGTTCTATGTGTTTGGCGCGAACCTCGAGGAGTACATGCACCTGGTCCTGCCCGTGCTGGTGGGCCTGTTTGAGCGCAcagacgcgccgctcccgctgcggcgcgcggcgatcgTGACGGTCGGGCAGCTGTCGCGCAAGGTCAACTTTGCCGATCacgcgtcgcgcatcgtgcatccgctcgtgcgtgtgctgcacagcggcatcgtcgagctgcgcacgcccgtgctcgacacgctcacggcgctcgtctTTTTGCTGGGGCCCGTGTACCTGACCTTTGTCGCGGTGGTCAACAAGCCGATGGTGCACCACCGCATCCAGCACCCGCGGTACCAGCAGGCCATCGCCTGCCTCGTGCGgggcgaggcgctgccgcctgagctgctgccgcccgacacgctcgcgctcgacaaggCCGATgaggcgccgctggccgaggcgtCGAAAATGGCCGTGAATCAGCTGCACCTCAAGGCGGCGTGGGACACGTCGCGCGTATCGACGGCGCAGGACTGGCGCGAGTGGCTGCGGCGCTTGGCCGTCGAGATGCTGCGGGAGTCGccgtcgcatgcgctgcgtgcgtgccgcaGCCTGGCCGAGGTGTACCATCcgctggcgctcgagctgttCAACGCGGCGTTCGTGTCGTGCTGggtcgagctgctggacacgTACCAGGAGAGTCTTGTGCACGCGATCGagacggcgctcgacgcgtACGACATCCCGGACCAGGTCGTGCACatcctgctgcagctcgccGAGTTTATGGAGCACGACGACAAGGCGCTGCCGATCAGCATACGCCTGCTGGGCGACCGCGCCTACAAGTTCCACGCGTATGCCAAGGCGCTGCACTACAAGGAGGTCGAGTTTATGGCCGAGCCGTCGCCGCAGCTGGTCGAGCTGCTGATTGACATCAACACCAAGCTGCAGCAGGGCGATGCGGCGTTTGGTGCGCTGACGTATGCGCGTGAGCACATGGACATTACGCACCACGAGGAGTGGTACGAGAAGCTGCATCGGTGGGAAGAGGCCCTCGCGGCGtacgagcggcgcgccgtcgagcagcCCGATGCGCAGGAGATCGTGTTTGGCAAGATGCGCTgcctgcatgcgctcggcgagtGGGAGCACCTcacggagctcgtgcaggccAAGTGGCCGACGGCCGGGGCCGAGGGGCGCCGCCAGatggcgccgctcgcgaCGGCGACCGCGTGGTCGTTTGGGCAGTGGGACATGATGGACGAGTTCatcgcggccatgcgccccGAGTCGAGCGAGCGCTCCTTCTAccgcgccgtgctggccgtCCACCATGGACAGCGGCACCAGACGAAGCGGCTCattgcgcgtgcgcgcgacgcgctggacaCGGagctcacggcgctggtgaGCGAGAGCTATGCGCGTGCGTACGACCTCATGGTGCGGACGCAGATGCTCTCGGAGCTggaggaggcgctcgcgtACAAGCTCGACTATGCGGACCAGCCCGACCGCcaggcgacgatgcgcacgatctGGATGAAGCGGCTGCAGGGCTGCGAGCTGGACGTCGAGGTGTGGCAGCGCATCCTGAGCGTGCGGAGCATTGTGCTCACGCccgccgacgacatggacacGTGGATCAAGTTTGCGAACCTGTGCCGCAAATCGGGGCGCATGGTGCTCGCGGAAAAGACGCTCAACTCGCTGCTCGGCCCCGATGCGCAggcgatggacgcgccgctcgcggggccgcgcgcgccgccggcggTCATCTACTCGCATCTCAAGTTCATTTgggcgtgcggcgcgcgcaccgAGAGCCTGAGCTACCTGCGCGACTTTACGCTGCATCTCGCCGACGACCTCGGCATGGCCACGgtcgatggcgacgacCGGCTCGTCCTGCCCGACGTGCGAGcctcgccgcgcctcgccgacTTTGCGaagctgctcgcgcgctgCTACTTCAAGCTCGGCGAGTGGCAGGTCGCGATGAACGAGGAGTGGGTCGCCGACGACTCGTGCGACGTGATTCGCTCGTACCAGCGCGCAACCGAGCTCGACCGCGAGTGGTACAAGGCATGGCACGCGTGGGCGCTCGCCAACTTTGACGTCATCACGCAccacgagcggcacggcgtGGCCATTCCGTTCCACGAGGTCGCGGCGAGCATCGTGCCGAGTGTGCATGGCTTCTTCCGCTCGATTGCGCTCGCGAGCGGCAACTCGCTGCAGGACACACTGCGCCTGCTCACCCTGTGGTTCAAGTTCGGGCAcctcgagcacgtcgccgacgccgtgcgccagGGCTTCAGCACCGTCACCGTCGATACGTGGCTCGAGGTCATCCCGCAGATGATCGCGCGCATCAGCGCACCGTCGCCGCGCGTCCGCCGCCTCATCCACCACCTCCTGTCGGACgtcggcacggcgcatccgcaggcgctcgtTTACCCGCTGACCGTCGCGACCAAGTCGCCGTCGCCCGTGCGCATGCAGGCGGCGATGGGCATCATggacacgatgcgcgagcaCAGCCccgtgctcgtcgagcaggcgctgctcgtcaGCAACGAGCTGATCCGCATCGCGATCCTGTGGCACGAGATGTGGCACGAGGGTCTCGAGGAGGCATCGCGTCTGTACTTTACCGAGCACAACATCGAGGGCATGTTTGCGACGCTCGGACCTCTGCATgatctgctcgagcgcggccccgagacgctgcgcgagacGTCGTTTGCGCAGACGCACGGGCGCGACCTGaacgaggcacgcgagtACGTGCGGCGGTACCGCCAGTTCGGCGAGATCAACGACCTGAATCAGGCCTGGGATCTGTACTACCACGTGTTCAAGCGCATCACCAAGCAGCTGCCCGCCTCGAACTCCGTGCAGCTGGCCCTGCAGTACGTCTCGCCGAAGCTGCTGGCGATGCGCGATCTGGAGCTCGCTGTGCCAGGCACATACGTGAGCGGCCAGCccatcgtgcgcatcacgcaGTTTGAGCCGATCGTGCTCGTCATTTCGTCCAAGCagcgcccgcgccgcctcaaGATccgcggcagcgacggccGCACGTACCAGTACCTGCTCAAGGGCCACGAGGACATGCGGCAGGATGAGCGCGTCATGCAGCTCTTTGGGCTCGTCAATACGCTGCTGTCCATCGACACCGAGTCGTACAAGCGCCGCCtcagcctgcgccgcttccCCGTCATTCCCCTGTCGCCCAACACCGGCATGCTGGGGTGGGTCGCTAACTGCGAcacgctgcacatgctcatCAAAGAATACCGCGAGCAGCACAAGATCCTGCTCAACATCGAGCACCGCCTCATGCTCCAGATGGCGCCCGACTACGACAGCCTCACCGTGCTGCAAAAGGTCGAGGTGTTCCAGTACGCGCTCGACAACACTCCCGGTCAGGACTTGTACCGCGTCCTGTGGCTCAAGTCGCGCTCATCCGAggcatggctcgagcgccgcaccgcgtacatgcgctcgctcgccaCCTCCTCGGTCGTCGGCTACATCCTGGGTCTCGGCGACCGACACCCCTCCAACCTGCTGCTCGACCGCAACTCGGGCGAAATCGTCCACATCGACTTCGGCGACTGCTTCGAGATCGCCTGCCACCGCCCCAAGTTCCCCGAAAAAGTGCCATTCCGTCTCACGCGCATGCTCATCAAGGCCATGGAAATCGGCGGCATCCAGGGCACCTTCAAGGTCACCGCGGAAAACACCATGCGCGTGCTCCGCGATAATCGCGAGAGCGTATTGGCCCTCCTCGAGGCATTCGTGCACGATCCCCTGATTTCgtggcgcctcgtcaccgacgccgatgccgagcaACGCGCCCCCGACGCTCACGAGCACGAACACGAATGGTCCGGCGAAATTCGCGGCGTCGAAGGCGAGGCACGCAAtcagcgcgcgctcgaAGTCGTCCGCCGCATTCAAAACAAACTCACAGGCCGCGACTATGACCCCACCACCCCCCTCAGCGTGCCCGAGCAGGTCGATCGCCTCATCCAGGACGCCACGTCCGTCGAGAACTTGTGTGTCGCCTTCATTGGTTGGTGCGCGTTTTGGTAA
- a CDS encoding PQ loop repeat protein codes for MSTDICELPPHDGMAWMLSSVVSVGIIASYIPQIVRIVSARSSVGLSPWFLFLGTLSSWATMLNVLVLQWPVLSCTFRHWSLLAMEYWMGVIQTGVQQLMFTILFACFLRYYPLDMQARRRRRSRKQRKLSRAPVQEADLSLLRPPPTQQDSSDSDSDVESFHHHIHKSYGAVAESANPTQGNLASHAHSHDAYHNIPAHMRDILERHLLPSEEAIHGRVGAMHEYAVARRLAWTAACLILAALGTSVVLLTGHAPRVRTWANVLGVAASVLTMCQYVPQIVHTARARLVRSMSITMMCIQVPGAALFVYALAQQVGVDWSSLMPFLVAATLQGILLILCIVFKMQQRRAGIDDYGQHIGAAALSA; via the coding sequence ATGAGCACGGACATATGTGAGCTGCCGCCGCACGATGGAATGGCATGGATGCTGTCGTCTGTCGTTTCTGTGGGCATTATTGCCTCGTACATCCCACAGATCGTGCGCATTGTATCTGCACGATCGTCTGTGGGTCTGTCGCCGTGGTTTCTCTTCCTTGGTACGCTTTCCAGCTGGGCAACGATGCTGaatgtgctcgtgctgcaaTGGCCTGTGTTGTCATGCACGTTCCGCCACTGGTCGCTCCTGGCCATGGAGTATTGGATGGGCGTGATCCAAACAGGTGTGCAACAGCTCATGTTTACCATATTGTTTGCGTGCTTTCTGCGGTACTATCCACTTGACATgcaagctcgtcgacgccgacgctcGCGCAAACAACGAAAACTGAGCCGCGCACCGGTTCAAGAGGCAGATCtctcgctgctgcgcccGCCGCCCACGCAGCAGGACTCGTCTGACTCTGACAGCGATGTTGAGTCGTTCCACCACCACATTCATAAGAGCTATGGAGCGGTGGCAGAGTCGGCGAATCCGACGCAGGGGAACCTGGCTTCGCATGCTCACTCTCACGACGCGTACCACAACATTCCCGCACACATGCGCGATATTCTCGAGCGGCACTTGTTGCCCTCAGAGGAGGCGATCCATGGCAGAGTCGGCGCTATGCACGAATACGCTGTGGCCCGTCGTTTGGCGTGGACCGCGGCATGCCTCATTCTGGCCGCGCTAGGTACCAGCGTGGTACTCCTGacaggccatgcgccgcgcgtccgTACATGGGCCAACGTgctgggcgtcgcggccaGTGTCCTGACCATGTGTCAGTACGTGCCGCAGATCGTACACACGGCTCGGGCTCGGCTCGTGCGGAGTATGAGCATCACGATGATGTGTATTCAAGTCCCCGGTGCCGCACTGTTCGTCTACGCGCTAGCTCAGCAAGTCGGTGTGGACTGGAGCTCTTTGATGCCGTTCCTGGTAGCTGCCACACTGCAGGGTATTCTTTTGATTCTGTGTATTGTGTTcaagatgcagcagcgtcgtgcgggcatcgacgactATGGACAGCacatcggcgccgcggcatTAAGCGCCTAA